The Pelagibius sp. CAU 1746 genomic sequence TGATCGAGCCCAGCGCCAGCACGGCCAGGGCGATGTAGGGGTAGATCCCGAAGATCATTGTATTGAGGAAGGAAGCCATGACGCGTGCTCCTCACAAAGGCTTGCTATCGGCGGGACGGTCCATCCGCGCCAGGGTGTCGCGCACGGCCGGGCAGCCGCCGCCCGGCGAAACGCCGGGGCCGCCGGAGCTGCCGGGCCCGAAAGTGACCGGCTGGTCCTCCCAGGCGCGGTCCAGCGCCTCCAGGTCGTCGGGGTCCTCGTCCGGCGCCGCGAGAAGCTCATCCAGCACCGCCTGGGAGGGCTTTCCCTTGGCGACGCCCTCCAGGGCCAGCAAGACCCAGGCGTAGGGGCTCTTGCGCTTGCGCAGCCGTTCGGCCAGGGCGGCGATGACGTGCAGGGGCTGCTCAAGCAGTTCCAGGGCTTCCGGCAAGGGCCGGGTGCCGAGGAATTCCAGGAACAGCGGCAGGAAGTCCGGCAACTCCTTGGCGCTCAGCACCAGCCCGTGTTGTTCGTAGTGCTCGGCCAGGTCGACCATGGCCTGGCCGCGGTCGCGGCTCTCGCCGTGGATGTGCTCGAAGAGGTGCAGCGACAGCGAGCGCGAGCGGTCGAACAGCAGGACGTAGCGTTCCTGCAGGTCGTAGGGATCCCCGTCGGCGATCTCGTCCAGCAGGCGGTTCAGCCCTTCCAGGCAGTTGGCCGGCACCAGCTTCTCGCTGGTGAGAATCCGCTTCATCTCGCCGGCCGCTTCCTGGATTTCCGCCTCGGGGTAGGTCAGCAGCAGGGAGAGCACCTTAAAGGTCTTGGCCATCAGAACACCTCCGTCGGGGTCTGCACCTTCTTCTTGCGGGGGCCGCCGAAGAGGTTGGTTTCGCTGGCGCCGCTCGAGCAGCCGTTGCCGAAGCTGAAGCCGCAGGAGCCGCGCAGGTCGTAGGCGTCCTCACCAAGCTCGCGGTGCGAAGTGGGAATGACGAAGCGGTCCTCGTAGTTGGCGATGGCCATGACGTGGTACATCTCCTCGATGCGCTCCACGTTGAGGCCGACCCGCTCGGCCAAGGACTCATCGACGACGCCGTCGACGGTCTTGGCGCGCATATAGGCGCGCATGCCCAGCATCCGCTGCAGGGCCTCGGCCACCGGCGCCTCGTTGCCGCCGGTCAGCAGATTGGCCAGATAGCGCAGCGGGATACGCAGGGCCGAGACATCCGGCAATCCGTCGTCCCAGGCGATCTTGCCGGACTCGGCGGCCGACTGGATCGGCGAGAGCGGCGGCACGTACCAGACCATGGGAAGGGTGCGGTATTCCGGGTGCAGCGGGAAGGCGACCTTCCAGTCCATCGCCATCTTCCACACCGGCGACTTGCGCGCCGCCTCCAGCCAGGCCTCCGGCACGCCGTCGGCGCGGGCCTGCTCGATCACCTTGGGATCGTTGGGATCGAGGAAGATGTCGAGCTGCGCCTGATAGAGGTCGCCCTCGTCCTGCGTCGCCGCGGCCTCGCCGATGCGATCGGCATCGTAGAGCAGCACACCGAGATAGCGGATGCGCCCGACGCAGGTCTCGGAGCACACCGTCGGCTGGCCCGCTTCGATGCGCGGATAGCAGAAGATGCACTTCTCGGACTTACCGCTCGACCAGTTGTAGTAGATCTTCTTGTAGGGGCAGCCGGAGACGCACATGCGCCAGCCGCGGCATTTCTCCTGGTCGATGAGAACGATACCGTCCTCCTCGCGCTTGTAGATGGCGCCCGAGGGGCAGGCCGCGACGCAGGTCGGATTGAGGCAATGCTCGCAGAGACGCGGCAGATACATCATGAAGGTGTTCTCGAAGGCGCCGTAGATCTCCTTCTCCACGCCTTCGAAATTGTAGTCCTTCGAGCGCTTCTCGAACTCGCCGCCCAGGATCTCCTCCCAGTTCGGGCCCCATTCGATCTTCTCCATGCGCTCGCCGGTGACCAGAGAGCGCGGCCGGGCCGTCGGCGAGGCCTGGACTTCCGGCGCCTTTTGCAGGTGCTCGTAGTCGAAGGTGAAGGGCTCGTAGTAGTCGTCGATTTCCGGCAGGTCGGGGTTGGCGAAGATCTTCGCCAGCACCCGCCACTTGGGGCCCATCTTGGGCCGCAGGCGGCCGTTTCCGGTACGCTCCCAGCCGCCGTTCCAGCGCTTCTGGTTCTCCCATTCCTTGGGGTAACCGATGCCGGGCTTGGTTTCGACGTTGTTGAACCAGGCGTACTCCATGCCTTCTCGGTTGGTCCAGACGTTCTTACAAGTGACTGAACAGGTGTGACACCCGATGCACTTGTCGAGGTTCAGCACCATGCCGATTTGTGCGCGGATCTTCATTCTGCCGCCTCCCCACTGAAGGATTCCTGGTCGTCGCCGGTCGGCCGTTCGAGCCAATCGACCTTGTCCATCTTGCGGACAATGACGAACTCGTCGCGGTTGGAGCCCACCGTGCCGTAATAGTTGAAACCATAGGACTGCTGGGCGTAGCCACCGATCATGTGGGTCGGCTTCAGCACCGCGCGGGTCACCGAGTTGTGGATGCCGCCGCGCTGCCCCGTCATCTCCGAGCCCGGGGTGTTAATGATCTTCTCCTGCGCGTGGTACATGAAGATCGTGCCTTCGTGCATGCGCTGGGAGACCACCGCCCGGGCCGTCAGGGCACCGTTGGTGTTGTAGGCCTCGACCCAGTCGTTGTCCTTGATGCCCGCCTTCGCGGCATCGGTCTCGCTGATCCACACCACGGGGCCGCCGCGGTTGAGCGTCAGCATCAGCAGGTTGTCGGTGTAGGTCGAGTGGATGCCCCACTTCTGGTGCGGAGTGATGAAGTTCAGCACCACCTGCGGGTTGCCGTTGTCCTTCGACGCGATCACCGGATTCACGGTCTTGGTGTCGATGGGCGGGCGGTAGACGCAGAAGCCTTCGCCGAAGGCCCGCATCCACAAATGATCCTGGTAGAGCTGCTGGCGTCCGGTCAGCGTGCGCCAGGGGATCAACTCGTGGACGTTGGTGTAGCCGGCGTTGTAGCAGACCTTTTCCGATTCCAGGCCCGACCAGGTCGGCGAGGAGATGATCTTGCGCGGCTGCGCCACCACGTCCCGGAAGCGGATCTTCTCGTCCTCCTTGGGCACGGCCAGGTGCGTATGGTCACGCCCCGTCGCCTTGCCGAGCGCCTCCCAGGCCTTCACCGCCACTTCGCCGTTGGTCTCCGGCGCCAGCATGAGGATGACCTCGGTGGCGTCGATGTCGGTCTCGATGCGCGGCATGCCCTTGGTGGGTCCTTCCTCGACCACCACGCCGTTCAGCCTGCCGAGGCCCTCGACCTCGTGCTCGGTGTTCCAGGCGATACCCTTGCCGCCGTTGCCCAGCTTGTTCATCAGCGGACCCAGCGCGGTGAAGCGCTTGTAGAGGTTCGGATAATCACGCTCGACCACCGCAATCTGCGGCATGGTCTTGCCGGGGATCGGATCGATCTCGCCCTTCTTCCAGTCCTTCACGTCCATCGCCTGGGCCATTTCCGCCGGCGTGTCGTGCAGGATCGGCACCGTGACCACGTCCTTCTCCACGCCCAGCACCTCGGGCGCGATCTCGGAGAACTTCTTGGCGATGCCCTTGTAGATGTCCCAATCGCTGCGGCACTCCCAGGCCGGGTCGGCTGCGGAGGTCAGCGGGTGGATGAAGGGGTGCATGTCCGAGGTGTTGAGGTCGTTCTTCTCGTACCAGGTCGCCGTCGGCAGCACGATGTCGGAGTAGACGCAGGTGGTCGACATGCGGAAGTCCAGCGTGACCAGCAGGTCGAGCTTTCCTTGCGGCCCTTCCTCGTGCCACACGGCCTCCTGCGGCTTGGTGCCGCCTTCCTCGCCCAGGTCCTTGCCCAGAACGCCGTGCGACGTGCCGAGCAGGTGCTTCAGGAAGTACTCGTGGCCCTTGCCCGAGGAGCCCAGAAGGTTGGAGCGCCAGACGAAGAGGTTGCGCGGCCAGTTCGCCGGGTTGTCCGGGTCCTCGCAGGACATCTTGAGAGCGCCGGACTTCAACTGATCGACCACGTAGTCCTTGGGGTCCTTGCCGGCCTCGTAGGCCGCCTTGGCGATCTCAAGGGGATTGGTCTGGAGCTGCGGGGCCGAAGGCAGCCAGCCCATGCGCTCGGCGCGGATGTTGTAGTCGATCAGCGCGCCGTCCCAGGGCCCCTCCGGCGCCGTCGGCGAGAGGATCTCGTCGACCCCCAGGGTCTCGTAGCGCCACTGGTCGGTATGGGCATAGAAGAAGGAGGTGGAGTTCATGTGCCGGGGTGGCCGTCCCCAGTCGAGGGCGAAGGCCAGCGGCAGCCAACCGGTCTGCGGTCGCAGCTTCTCCTGGCCGACGTAGTGCGACCAGCCGCCGCCCGACTGGCCGACGCAGCCGCACATCACCAGGAGATTGATGATCCCCCGGTAGTTCATGTCCATGTGGTACCAGTGGTTCAGACCGGCACCGAGGATGACCATGGAGCGGCCGTTGGTCTTCTCGGCGTTGCCCGCGAACTCCCGCGCCACGGTAACGATGTGATCGGCCGGCACGCCGGTGATCGCCTCGGCCCAGGCCGGCGTGTAGGGCACGTTCTCGGCGTAATCCTTGGCGACGTGCTGGCCGCCGAGGCCGCGGTCGAGGCCGTAGTTGGCGACGAAGAGGTCGAAGACCGTGGCGATCAGCGCCTCGCCCTCGGCGGTCTTCACCGCCTTCACCGGCACCCGGCGCAGCAGCACGTCGGGATGGTCGGTGCCCTTGAAGTGGTCGTGTTCGCGGTTGCCGAAGTAGGGAAAACCGACATCGACCACGTCGTCGTGGTCCTTGTCCAGGATCTGGCTGAGCCGCAGCTTCACCTCGCGGCCCTGCGCGTCCTTCTCCTCCAGGTTCCACTTGCCCTGCTCGCCCCAGCGGAAGCCGACGGAACCCTGCGGCGCGACGATGGTGCCGCTGCTCTCGTCGAAGGCCAGGGTCTTCCACTCGGGATTGTTCTCCTGGCCCAGCTTGCCGTCCAGGTCGGAGGCGCGCAGCAGGCGCTCCGGCACGTAGTGGCCGTCCTTCTTCGTCAGGCGCACCAGCATCGGCATGTCGGTGTAGCGCCGGGCGTAGTCCTCGAAGTACTCGGCCTGGCGGTCCAGGTGAAACTCGCGCAGGATGACGTGGCCCATGGCCATGGCCAGCGCCGCGTCGGTGCCCTGCTTGGGATGCAGCCAGAGGTCGGCGAACTTGGAGGCCTCGGAGTAGTCCGGGCTCACCACCACGGACTTGGCTCCCTTGTAGCGCACCTCGGTATAGAAGTGGGCGTCCGGCGTGCGGGTCTGCGGCACGTTGGAGCCCCAGATCATCAGGAAGCCGGCATTGTACCAGTCGGCGCTCTCCGGCACGTCGGTCTGCTCGCCCCAGGTCTGCGGCGAGGCCGGCGGCAGGTCGCAGTACCAGTCGTAGAACGACATGCAGACGCCGCCCAGGAGAGACAGATAGCGCGAGCCGGCGGCATAGGAGACCATGGACATAGCCGGAATCGGCGAAAAGCCGATGACCCGGTCCGGTCCGTAGGTCTTCGCCGTATAGGCGTTGGCCGCGGCGATGATCTCGTTGACTTCTTCCCACTTGGCGCGCACGAAGCCGCCGAGGCCGCGCTTCCTGGTGTAGGCCGCCCGCTTCTTCGGATCCTCGACGATGGAAGCCCAGGCGGCCACCGGGGTACGGACCGTCCTCGCCTCGCGCCACAGCTTCAGAAGCCGTCCGCGCACCAGGGGATATTTCACCCGGTTGCCCGAGTACATGTACCAGCTATAGCTGGCCCCGCGGCTGCAGCCGCGGGGTTCGTGGTTTGGCAGATCCGGGCGCGTGCGCGGATAGTCCGTCTGCTGGGTCTCCCAGGTGACGATGCCGCCCTTCACGTAGATCTTCCACGAACAGGAGCCGGTGCAGTTGGCGCCGTGCGTGGAGCGCACGATCTTGTCGTGCTGCCAGCGCTTGCGGTAGGCGTCTTCCCAGCCGCGATCCTCGCCGGTGGTGATGCCGTGCCCATCGGCGAACTCACCCCGTGTCTTAGAGGAGAAAAAATTCAGGCGATCGAGCAATTGGCTCATTTGATCTCTCCGTTCTTATTCCCGGTTATCGGCAACGACCTCGCGGTCCCCACTGCGCTGCAAAGCAGGCTTAGCAGGGCACGGAGGCGTTGCGCCGGGTGTAGTAAAACCAAGTGATGACCACGCAGACCGCGTAGAAGGCCATGAAGCAGTAGAGCGCCAGTTCCGGCCCGCCGGTCAGCGAGATGGAGGTGCCGTAGGCCTTGGGGATGAAGAAGGCGCCGTAGGCCGCGATCGCCGAGGTGAAGGCGATGATGGCCGCGGATTCCCGCTCGGACTGGCGCAGATGCTGCTGCTCGCTGAGCTGCGGCATGAGGCGCCCGACTTCCTGGCGCAGGATCGTCGGGATCATCTGGAAGGTCGAGGCGTTGCCCACGCCGGTGGCGAAGAACAACAGCATGAACATGGCGAAGAAGCCCCAGAAGGCGCCCGGCTGCGTCTTGATGCCGAGGAAGAAGAGCACGCCGGCCACGGCGACGATCATCACCAGAAAGGTCCAGAAGGTGACGCGGCCGCCGCCGAACTTGTCGGAGACCCAGCCCGTCGCCGCGCGGCTCAGCGCCCCGACCAGTGGACCCAGGAACACGAACTGCAGAGAGTTGATCTCCGGGAACTGGGTCTTGGCCAGCAGCGGGAAGCCGGCCGAGTAGCCGATGAAGGAGCCGAAGGTGCCCGTGTAGAGAATGCACATGACCCAGTTGTGCTTGCGCTGGAAGATGATCGACTGCTCCTTGAAGGAGGCCTTGGCCGAAGCGATGTCGTTCATGCCGAACCAGGCCGCCAGGGTGGCGATCACCAGGAAGGGCACCCAGACGAAGCCGGCGTTCTGCAGCCAGAGCTGCCCGCCGGCGCTGGTGGCCTGCGGCGCGCCGCCGATGGCGCCGAAGACGCCCGCGGTGATGACCAGGGGCACCACGAACTGCATGACGCTGACGCCGGCGTTCCCGAGGCCGGCGTTGAGCGCCAAGGCATGGCCTTTCTCCTTCTTGGGATAGAAGAAGGAGATGTTGGCCATGGAGGAGGCGAAGTTGCCGCCGCCGAAGCCGCAGAGCAGCGCCAGGCCCAGGAAGACCGCGTAGGGGGTCTCGGGGTTCTGCACGGCGAAGCCGATGCCCACCGCCGGGATCAGCAGCGAGGCCGTGGACAGCGTGGTCCAGAGGCGCCCGCCGAAGATCGGCACCATGAAGGAATAGAAGATGCGCAGGGTCGCGCCGGAGAGCCCCGGCAAGGCCGCCAGCCAGAACAGCTCGTCCGTGGTGTAGGCGAAGCCGATGGCCGGCAGCTTGGCGACCACGACCGACCACACCAGCCAGACGGAGAAGGCCAACAGCAGGCAGGGAATCGAGATCCAGAGGTTCTTGGCGGCGACCCTGCGGCCGCCCTTGGCCCAGAAGTCCGGTTCGTCGGGATGCCAGTCGGTCAGGACGTGGCCGCTGGTGGCAACTGTATGAGAAGTGGTCATCGCTTGTGATCCTTGTTGGCGCAGGCGG encodes the following:
- a CDS encoding nitrate reductase subunit alpha, which translates into the protein MSQLLDRLNFFSSKTRGEFADGHGITTGEDRGWEDAYRKRWQHDKIVRSTHGANCTGSCSWKIYVKGGIVTWETQQTDYPRTRPDLPNHEPRGCSRGASYSWYMYSGNRVKYPLVRGRLLKLWREARTVRTPVAAWASIVEDPKKRAAYTRKRGLGGFVRAKWEEVNEIIAAANAYTAKTYGPDRVIGFSPIPAMSMVSYAAGSRYLSLLGGVCMSFYDWYCDLPPASPQTWGEQTDVPESADWYNAGFLMIWGSNVPQTRTPDAHFYTEVRYKGAKSVVVSPDYSEASKFADLWLHPKQGTDAALAMAMGHVILREFHLDRQAEYFEDYARRYTDMPMLVRLTKKDGHYVPERLLRASDLDGKLGQENNPEWKTLAFDESSGTIVAPQGSVGFRWGEQGKWNLEEKDAQGREVKLRLSQILDKDHDDVVDVGFPYFGNREHDHFKGTDHPDVLLRRVPVKAVKTAEGEALIATVFDLFVANYGLDRGLGGQHVAKDYAENVPYTPAWAEAITGVPADHIVTVAREFAGNAEKTNGRSMVILGAGLNHWYHMDMNYRGIINLLVMCGCVGQSGGGWSHYVGQEKLRPQTGWLPLAFALDWGRPPRHMNSTSFFYAHTDQWRYETLGVDEILSPTAPEGPWDGALIDYNIRAERMGWLPSAPQLQTNPLEIAKAAYEAGKDPKDYVVDQLKSGALKMSCEDPDNPANWPRNLFVWRSNLLGSSGKGHEYFLKHLLGTSHGVLGKDLGEEGGTKPQEAVWHEEGPQGKLDLLVTLDFRMSTTCVYSDIVLPTATWYEKNDLNTSDMHPFIHPLTSAADPAWECRSDWDIYKGIAKKFSEIAPEVLGVEKDVVTVPILHDTPAEMAQAMDVKDWKKGEIDPIPGKTMPQIAVVERDYPNLYKRFTALGPLMNKLGNGGKGIAWNTEHEVEGLGRLNGVVVEEGPTKGMPRIETDIDATEVILMLAPETNGEVAVKAWEALGKATGRDHTHLAVPKEDEKIRFRDVVAQPRKIISSPTWSGLESEKVCYNAGYTNVHELIPWRTLTGRQQLYQDHLWMRAFGEGFCVYRPPIDTKTVNPVIASKDNGNPQVVLNFITPHQKWGIHSTYTDNLLMLTLNRGGPVVWISETDAAKAGIKDNDWVEAYNTNGALTARAVVSQRMHEGTIFMYHAQEKIINTPGSEMTGQRGGIHNSVTRAVLKPTHMIGGYAQQSYGFNYYGTVGSNRDEFVIVRKMDKVDWLERPTGDDQESFSGEAAE
- the narH gene encoding nitrate reductase subunit beta, giving the protein MKIRAQIGMVLNLDKCIGCHTCSVTCKNVWTNREGMEYAWFNNVETKPGIGYPKEWENQKRWNGGWERTGNGRLRPKMGPKWRVLAKIFANPDLPEIDDYYEPFTFDYEHLQKAPEVQASPTARPRSLVTGERMEKIEWGPNWEEILGGEFEKRSKDYNFEGVEKEIYGAFENTFMMYLPRLCEHCLNPTCVAACPSGAIYKREEDGIVLIDQEKCRGWRMCVSGCPYKKIYYNWSSGKSEKCIFCYPRIEAGQPTVCSETCVGRIRYLGVLLYDADRIGEAAATQDEGDLYQAQLDIFLDPNDPKVIEQARADGVPEAWLEAARKSPVWKMAMDWKVAFPLHPEYRTLPMVWYVPPLSPIQSAAESGKIAWDDGLPDVSALRIPLRYLANLLTGGNEAPVAEALQRMLGMRAYMRAKTVDGVVDESLAERVGLNVERIEEMYHVMAIANYEDRFVIPTSHRELGEDAYDLRGSCGFSFGNGCSSGASETNLFGGPRKKKVQTPTEVF
- a CDS encoding NarK family nitrate/nitrite MFS transporter; the encoded protein is MTTSHTVATSGHVLTDWHPDEPDFWAKGGRRVAAKNLWISIPCLLLAFSVWLVWSVVVAKLPAIGFAYTTDELFWLAALPGLSGATLRIFYSFMVPIFGGRLWTTLSTASLLIPAVGIGFAVQNPETPYAVFLGLALLCGFGGGNFASSMANISFFYPKKEKGHALALNAGLGNAGVSVMQFVVPLVITAGVFGAIGGAPQATSAGGQLWLQNAGFVWVPFLVIATLAAWFGMNDIASAKASFKEQSIIFQRKHNWVMCILYTGTFGSFIGYSAGFPLLAKTQFPEINSLQFVFLGPLVGALSRAATGWVSDKFGGGRVTFWTFLVMIVAVAGVLFFLGIKTQPGAFWGFFAMFMLLFFATGVGNASTFQMIPTILRQEVGRLMPQLSEQQHLRQSERESAAIIAFTSAIAAYGAFFIPKAYGTSISLTGGPELALYCFMAFYAVCVVITWFYYTRRNASVPC
- the narJ gene encoding nitrate reductase molybdenum cofactor assembly chaperone, which translates into the protein MAKTFKVLSLLLTYPEAEIQEAAGEMKRILTSEKLVPANCLEGLNRLLDEIADGDPYDLQERYVLLFDRSRSLSLHLFEHIHGESRDRGQAMVDLAEHYEQHGLVLSAKELPDFLPLFLEFLGTRPLPEALELLEQPLHVIAALAERLRKRKSPYAWVLLALEGVAKGKPSQAVLDELLAAPDEDPDDLEALDRAWEDQPVTFGPGSSGGPGVSPGGGCPAVRDTLARMDRPADSKPL